Below is a window of Helicobacter sp. MIT 05-5293 DNA.
ATTGTAAAAATAGCACAAATCCTAGTATTTTCCTCTATGGCAAACCGGGTGTTGGCAAAAATGAAATCACTGCCCTTTTAGCAAAAGAGTTAAATAAAGAGCTATGGGAGATTACAGATATTGATGAAAATGGAGAATCTAAAAGGGATAAAGAAGAGCGGTTTTTTATCGCACAAAAGCTTTTAGATGCCCAAAAGCATATGGTTTTACTTGATGAATGTGAGGATATTTTTTCAAGGTATAATGATTTTTTGGTTCGTGCTTCATTAAAGAAAAATTACATCAATAAGCTTTTAGAATCTGTGAAAATCCCTAGTATTTTTCTTAGCAATAGTGCTGATATTGACCCGGCATTTTTGCGGCGATTTGATATTGTGCTAGAAATAACAGCCCCGCCAAAAGATAAAAAGAAAGCCATTGTAGAAAAAAGCCTTAAGGCAAAAAGAATAAGCCTTGATTCACACATCATTACACAAATCTCTGAATCAAGCCTTTCTCAAGGTGTGTTACTCAATGCTTGTAAGGTAGCAAAGACTTTGGCACAGCATTCTACACACAGGGCAAAAGAGCGGAAAGCAACCATTACAGAGAGCTTTGTCCAAGTGCTTAATGAGCATCTAAAGCTTAGCGGGGCAAAGGCTATCACTCTCACAAAAGAGCAACCCTTGCCTTATGATATGAGTTTGATCAATGCAAGTATGGATATGAAAGTCTTGTGTGAGCAGATAAAAAATATATCAAAGAGTGAGAGCGGACATAAGCAAAGTGTGAGAATCTTAGCCTATGGTATGGCTGGGAGTGGAAAAAGTGAATTTGCCAAAGCCCTAGCAAAAGAGCTAGATAAACCAATTATCCTTAAAAGAGGGAGTGATTTGCTCTCTATGTATGTAGGTGGCACGGAGAAAAACATCGCAAAAGCCTTTATGGAGGCAAGTAAGCAAGAAGCGATATTGGTGTTTGATGAAGTGGATAGTTTTTTGCAAGATCGAAGCGGGGCTTATATGAGTTGGGAAGTAACGCAAGTAAATGAAATGCTCACACAAATGGAGAGTTTTAATGGTATTTTATCGCTACGACAAACTTTATGGATAATTTAGATAGTGCAAGCATTCGGAGATTTGATATGAAAATAGCGTTTAAGCCTCTTGATTTTGCTAGGCTTTGTAAAGCATTTAAGCTCTATGCGGAGCATTTGGGTATTGGCGATTATGCGGAGTTTTTAGAATCCACGCAGGGCAAAGGGGCATTAGCATCGCTAGATAATATTTGCTTTGGGGATTTTGCTCTTATCGCAAGAAGTGCGCGATTTGAATCTATGCAATTTTCACAAAACCTCTATGAAAAACTTAAGGCAGAATCTAAGCTTAAAGATTCCCTTAAGGGCGATAAACGCGTAGGGTTTTAGGGTGTTGCGTTTTTTTTTTTTTTGATACGATGTTGTGTTAATTTTATTTAAGGAGGAGCTATGGAAGAAGTGAAAGAAGAGAAATATAATGTTTTCTTCAAAAAAGCAAAGGATTTTAAGCAAAAAGCAGAGATTCACAAAAGACGCGGGAATAATGACTTTAATCCTTACCTTGAGATGCGGAGTGCAAGGAATGAAGTCAAGCTCCATAGTGCGCTGCTTTGTGGGTTTTTAAATCCGCATAATAATCACTATCAAGGCGATGTATTTTTAGAGAGCTTTTTAGAAGCCATTGATAAGTGTTCAGAATCTAAGGCATCAAAAGATGAGGGATTAAAAGAGTGGTTTGGCAATACGAGCCATGCAGATGTGTATAGCGAGTATAATCATATTGATATATACATCACTAATGGGCAAAGGCATATTATCGTGGAAAATAAGATTTGGGCTGGGGATCAAGAGAAACAAATCCAGCGATATATTGAGACAATCGCTCAAGATGACAATGGTGAGAATGTGTCGTATGAGGATATTGCAGTGCTGTATCTCGCCCCGCAGCCAAATAAAAACAATAAAAGAATGCCCTCACAAGATAGTCTTGGTGAATGGAAAATACAAGGAGACTACCTTGAAAGAGATGGAGACAAAGTGCGATTTCACGCAGTCTCATATAATAAAGAGATACTTAAATGGATAGACTTAGCCAAGCAAAAAGTGGGTTGCATTACAAACCTTAATACTGCACTTGCATTTTATAAAGATGTCGTGCAAATTATCACAAATACAAAGGAGAATACTACGATGAGTTTAGCAAAATTTTTGACAAAAGATACAAACAATATGAAATATCAGTTGGAAATAGTGTGGGATATTTTTGGCATGAAAGAGGAGATTTGCAAAGAATATTCCAAAGCAATTATGAAAAAATATAGTGATGAGATAGAGGCAAAGGGCTTTGAAATCATTGAGGGTGTAGAGGACGTTGATAGCCGTGGAGTTGTTTGGCTGTATCCCTATGTGATTAAGCCTAAAGATTGCGGGGAGTATTATTTTGTTTTTTGTATCGAATACACCAAAAAGAATGAGAATAATGGATATGGTGTGCGACTTACTGGGAATTATCCAAATTCCAGTAAATCCCCTGAAGAAAATAAGAAAATTCGAGAGAAAATTGAAGAATATCTAGGTATTAGTTTTAAACATCAGTGGTGGTATAGACCTAGTCGCGATAGTAATTCTATGCAAGGAGCAGAATCTGCCTTGGAAGCTTTTTTAAATGATAGCAAGATTAAAGAGTTTAATGATAAACTTAAAAATTATAAAGCAAAGTAATATCTTTAGTATATGTCAGGCTAGATAGTCTGACATAAAAGTATGGAGACACGATGGATAAACATCAATTAAGTAAGGTTTTAGAGATATTGCCCGATGATTTTGCTTTTAGGGCTGTGATTGATGAGGGTTGGGAAGCAAGTCAAGAAGATTTGCTAGGATCTCAATCCTTAGAGGGTAGCGAAGAAGAAAATGCAGCACTTATAAAGGAATTTATAGAGACTTCGTGGCTGGGAGATTGGGAGCATCACTATGATATAAAATCTAAACAATGGATAGATTATAAAGATTATTGGACAAATCGTATATTAGAGACATTAGAATCTAAAAGAATCTTTATGACTAGAGCAGAGTTCTTCTTTATTAAAAATGAGATAGGGAGAGTTTTTATTAATCCTGGTTTACAAATCTTTTATTTTTATAATGATTTACAAGATTTTTATAAAAATAATATAGATGAGTTTATAATTTATTATAAAAAGATATATAAAAAGGGACAGCGATGAATGACACAAAACGCGTGATGATTTTTAGCGGAGCAGGGCTTAGCGCAGAGAGTGGATTACGCACATTTCGCGATAGTGATGGCTTGTGGGAAGAATTTGATGTGATGCAAGTATGCAGTGTTAAAGGCTTTGCAAAGGATAGAAAAAAGGTGCTAGATTTCTTTGATAAAAGGCGCATTCAGTTAGGCGAAGTCTCTCCAAATGCCGCACACCGAATGATAGCAGACTTAAAAGAGCACTATCCAAAGGAAGTGATAGTCATCACGCAAAATGTAGATGATTTGCTAGAACGCGCTGGGTGCAAAGATGTCATTCATTTGCATGGATTTTTGCCTGAAGTGTATTGTGAATCTTGCAAGGAAGTATCAAATATTGGCTATAAGGCTATGCCAAAACTTACTTGTCAAAAGTGCGGGAAAAAATCTTTGCGTCATAATATTGTGATGTTTGGTGAATACGCACCTTATTATGCCACGCTCGATAATGAATTAGAAAAGCTTAAAGTTGCAAATGGGCTTTTTGTGTGTATTGGCACAAGCGGGGAGGTGTTAAATGTCGCTCAATTCACCCGATATGCGGGTAAATCTGTGCTAAATAATCTAGAATCTAGCTGGTTTGATGAATATTTTGATGTGTGTTTTATAGAATCTGCTGTCAATGCTGCTCCCAAAATCAGAAAGCTTGTAGAAGAGTTCATACAAGCTTAAGTTAAGATTCTAAAAGCTTGAGATAATCTCTTACATTTTTAAGGATAAACTCTTTTAATTCCTGTGGCTCAAGCACAACGACACTAGGAATCCACATCAGCACAAGCGGAGCGATTTCCCTAAAGTCGGTAATGTAAAGCGTAATATCTAAGCTTTTATCGCTATGCTCGATTAAATGTTGATTGGGGGAGATTTTCTTGCGTTTAAAGTATTTTGCTACTTTAGAATCTACCCATAATCGCACCATAAATGGTTTGCGATTTGGCACAAACCACGCATTAAGCGCATTATCTAGTCGCCCTAAAGCCTCTTCATCTATACTTTCTCCTTGTCTTATTGTATGCACATTGCTTATATTATTAAGATAAAATTTTTTAATACTGCTAGATTCTAATCCTAGCATATACCATTCACCGCTAAAATTGAGTATCTTTAGGGGTAGCACTTCTCGCTCTGTATAGCCAGAATCTTTTTTAAACTTAAAACCAATGATAATATGCTCTTTAATCGCCTTTTGAAGCAATAAGATAGAATCCAAACTAAGCGTAATCTCCTCTAAATGTGAGCGGGTGAAAAATATATCTGATGCTTGATGCGCGGGGGAAGATTCTAAAGAATTGAGGATTGAAAGCATTTGCGTTTTTATCTCCCCACTCATACTTTGTGCAAAGTTTTTTAAAAGCATCAAGGCAATGGGAGAGGCTTGGGGTTGTTGAGAAACCTTATTGTCATAAAAATAAATCTTATCTCTGTGGTATTGATACGCATCGCCCATCATCTCTACATCTCGGCGCAGTGTCCTTGTGCTGACATTAAACTCTTCTGCAAGTGCTTTAGCACAAATCACGCTATTATTGGCAGGGTCATAAAGCAAAGTCATTATTCTTTGCATTCGTGCGAGTTTTTGCTCGTATTCGTGTCGTGCCATATTCTCCCTTTGTGGAATTTATAATAATGTAAGACTTATCAAAGCAAAAATACGTGCTAGATGAAAATTTAGAATCTAGAAAATAATTGTTTTGTTGTTATGGACAAAGATTCTATCTTCCAATGCAAGGTGCAATGCGCGTGAAAGCACGATTTTTTCAATATCTCTCCCAGCTTTTTGCATATCTTGCCATGAGTAGCTGTGATTGATATGAATCACATCTTGAGTGATAATGGGTCCCTCATCGAGATTCTCATTGACAAAATGTGCCGTTGCACCTATGAGCTTTACACCGCGCTCATAGGCTTGTTTATAGGGATTTGCTCCAATAAATGCAGGGAGAAAGCTATGATGAATATTAATGATTTTATTTTCAAAATGTTTGACAAAGGAGCTTGTGAGAATCCGCATATATTTTGCAAGGACGAGATACGCGCTTTCAAAGTCTTTTAGCACTGCTAGAATCTCGTTCTCGTGAGTATTTCTGTCTTTGTTAGCTGTGGGAATATGAAAAAATGGAATATCAAATTTTTGAGCAAGAGGTTTAAGAATCTCATAATCACTGATAATGGCTTGAATATAGGCGTTTAGCTCTCCACTATCATGACGCAAAAGCAAATCACCTACGCAGTGATTTTCTTTTGTGCAAAGAATCACAATAGGCTTTTTTGCCATAGGCTGGATTTTTAAAGAGCTATTAGGGGGCAAGATTTGTTTTAGTCGCTTTGTGAGTATCTCTTTATCGACATCGCCTACTACTTTGGTGCGCATAAAAAAATGTTTGTTTTCTTTATCGACATATTCATCGTTGCGTTCGATATTTAATCCGAGATCATAAATAACCGATGAAATGTGATAAATCAAGCCTTTTTGGTCAGGTGAGCTGATTAAAATAATATAAGACATATTCATTGCATTATAGCTTTTAATGATGGCATAGTAAGAGAGAGAATCTTTGAGCTTGCAGAATCAAAGAATTTGTCCATATAATTTTCGAAACGATCTTTTTTGAGCCAAATTGGATTCTCGACTTTGCTTAATTCTAAAAGTTTTGAGATAGCTTCTGATTTGGAAGATATACCATCAATCAGCCCGAGATTGAGCGCATTATGAGCAGTGAAGATTTTACCTTCAGCAAAGTCTTCATAGTTTTTGCTGACTAATTGTTTTTTTCTCACACTTAAGACTTCTTGCCAAAACATTTTATACTGCTCTTGAATCAGTTGCTCAAGGTATTGATATTCTTCTTCTGTCCATTCTCTCGTGCTTGTGCCTACTTCTTTAAATCTCCCAGCCTTTAATCCTTGTTCTTTGATACCGATTTTATCCATTAGCGATTGGATATTATAACTGCTAAAAATCACCCCAATCGACCCAATAAGCGCACCTCTATTTGCATATATTTCATTCGCATACATTCCCGCATAATAACTCCCGCTTGCCATTGAACCTTGCACATAGGCAACGACAGGTATTTCTGCCGAAAGATTTTTTATCATATCAGCGACTTGTAAGCTTGCACTAACGCTTCCACCGGGAGAATCAATAATCAATAAAACACCTTTGATACTTTTATTTTTCTTGATTCTCGCGATTTGCGCTTCAAAACTCTCACTTTCAAAAATAGGTGTTGTGAGATAAAGCTTAGCAAGATTAGGGGGATTTATTATGTCTTCATCGTCACTAGGAGCGAAGAGTAAAACGAGAATCAAAATAAAGACTAAACTCTTGAAATATTTTGTAATAAAATCAAGAGGCGCAGTGATGATTTTCCCTAAAAGTTTCATTAATATCAATCCTTAATTTAAAATTATTTTTGCACTATGGCGATACATTCGATCTCTACAAGAGCATTTTTGGGGAGAGTTTTGACGGCAATTGTGCTTCTAGCAGGTTTATGAGGGTCAAAATATTGCGCATAAATACGATTAAGAGATTCAAAATCTTCCATATTTTGAAGAAACACAGTTGTTTTGATGACATTTTGCAACGAACTGCCAGCAGATTCTAAAATCGCCTTAAGATTCTCTAATACTTGAGTCGTTTGTGCCACAATATCACCATTTATAAAATCACCTTGTGGAGTGAGGGCTATTTGCCCTGAAGTATAAATGATGCCATTATGGATTTGTGCTTGGGAGTATGGTCCGATCGCTTGAGGGGCTGCTTGAGTGCAAATCGTTTGCATTACTATCCTTTTTGATAAAAATTAAGGTATAATTTTAACATTAAAGTCTAAATCATAGAGGGACATCGACAATGAAAAAGCAATGCCTATTGATGATTTTTATAGGAGTAATGACCTTACGGGCAGATAATATGATTACAGATTTTGAGACGATTGCTCGCATTGAGCTTAATCTTAAACCTAATCAAACTTTAATGATTGATCATAAAAGAGGCGTATTGCTAGGGATTATGGAAATTTCAGAATCAGGTAAAATCAAGCGTTTGCCTATACCACAGGAATTGATTGGGAAAAGTGAATCTGATGTGATGGGTGGTGGAAGTCAATCAAATTATGAAAAGAGCACGAGCAGTTTTGGTGGCTCTTCTACGACTATTTACCACAAAAAAGAACCACTTAAGGAAACATCTAAAAACACACCTAAAGCCCCAACCCAAGTCAGCCCTTCCGAAGAAAAAATAAAAATGAGTGGGAAACCACAAACGCCAAAAACCAATGAAAAAGGTGTTGAAGACACAAAGCAAGGTGTGAAAAAGCGAGAAGGTGAGCGTGAGTGGGACAAAAGTAAGATTATTTATGAGCAAAAAAATGAAACATTGGAAATTTTGCGTTAGATTTGTAAATTAAGGTATTATTTTTGCTTGAAAATGTCGATATAAATATAGTGAAGTTTGTTTTGATATTTTGAGATGAAGGAAGGTTTATGAGAGTTACATTTGGCACAAAATATAACCAAATGCATTACTATCAAGGAACGATGCAGAGTAAGCTGATGGATATGAACACTAAAATCGCATCAGGCTTGAAGATTCAATATGGTTATCAAGACAGCAGTGTATTTAATCAGAATCTTAAACTTGAATATGAAAAAATCAATCTTGATCAAGGGATTGATGTGAGTAATGACGCTTATACTTCCACATTAAATACCGATAAAGCTTTGGCAGATCTTTCGCTAACAGCAGAGCAGTTTAATACTAAATTACTTCAAGCAGCTAATGATATTCATTCGCCAACATCACGCGAAGCAATTGCACGGGATTTAGAAAAGCTCAAAGAACATATGATTAATATCGCTAATACTTCTATTGGTGGAGAGTTTCTTTTTGCGGGAAGTAATGTAAAGATTCGTCCTTTTGAGCCAGATGGCACTTATAAGGGCAATAATGAGACTTTAGAAGCACTTGTGAGCAATAATAACCTTATCCCTTATAATGTTACAGGTCAAGAACTCTTTTTTGGGCGAGATTCTGATCATCATAAAAGCATCACGACAAATATCCGTAAGTTTAATCAAACAAAGCTTAACAATGACATTATGGATAGAATCAGGAGAGGTGATATTCCCGAAGAAGTCTATATTAAGGCAACCGATACTTTGCGTGATTTATTAGGTGATGATGATAGTGATACTTCTAATAACGGCAAAGAATATTTTTATTTGCGCGGTGTGCGCCCTGATGGCACTTCTTTTAAGAGTAAATTTGAGTTTGATGTGGGTTATAAAAATGAAAAAAATGCTACAAAAGTGCAAGATTTGCTCGACAAAATCGGCAAAGAATTTGGTAATACAAGTAAAAACAAACTTGTCGATGTGAGTTTAAATTTTTGGGGTCAGATTGAGATTCGGAATCTTCAGCCCGGTAATGCTAATTTAGATTTCAATCTTATTTCTAGTGATACAGATGTTGAGAATATTGATGATTTACCTGCACTTGGAGCAAGAGTAACAAGCTTTCAAAAAAGCACTTTTATGGGAGAATTTTCACAAAGCAATCTTAAGGCAATCCAAGACCCCTATGACCATCGGAATCTTGTTTTCCCTTCTACGCTTTTGACAAAAGATAATTTTCCTGCGACTTTGCTTACAAAGATGAAAGATGTATTGGCAGAAGATGTCCAAACGCTTGTCATTGCAGGAACGCGTCCTAATAATGATGATGGCACGATTAATGAAGAGCCTATTGAAGCTTTAAGTATTGATGTTGATGATGATTTAGAAGTGCAAGATGTGCTTGCGATGATCAAGCAACATTTTGGAGGTCGTATTGAGGGTGAAATCATACGAGGTGAGCTTGTATTGAAAGATATGAATGTTACACACAAAGATCGTGATATGATGAATCCACCTTATAATGGAGAAAGTGGTTTTAGCCTTTCTTTGACGACACTTGATGGTAATGGATTAGAGACAAAAGGTATAAGAAGTGATTATAAAACAGAATACGATCGCGTGAGTTTTGAGAATCAAGGCTCAAAGCTTATTTCTAATGTTTCGCAGATTCTCGCTAATGGAATGGGCTATGCAAATGACGAAACAAAGCTTTCAGAAGTGGCAGGTGGCAGCATAGATGGGCAGGTTTATAACCTAAATCTTAATGACCACAACGGGATTCCATTGAATGCTCGTATTGAGTTTAGTAATCATAAAGGATCATTTTTAGTGCTTCCTAATGCGGATTTTGACCCGACTGACGCAGATTCTCAAGCGGAATTTTTTATACCGCTTTATAATCCACACGATGAACCTCCAGCAGTTACGATAACAAAAGCAGATGATGTGTCTTATCGGCAATTGCTTGATGTAATCAATATCGCACTCAATTATAGTAATCAAGCAATGGACGCTTATAAAGGTGTCCAAGTCCAAGATGAGCCTACTCAAGCGGGTAAGAATGCTTTTGAAGGGTTGATTAGACAGACTGAAGGCAAGGTGAGTGCGTATTTAACCAAAGATGGTCGGATTGAGATTCACGATGAAATGCGTTCAGTTTCACGAATGAAATTTATGCTCTATGATGCCTCAACGAATGACTTTAGCGAACAGGCTATTCGTGATTATCGCTCTTCTTTGACTTTCAATGCAAATAATGCCTTAGTCATTGATCAGCCAGATATTGATTTTTTCAATACGATTGATGATATTATTGGGGCAGTGCGGAGCGGAGTATATCGTCCAGATGCCTTTGGTGAAGAATATACAAGCGAAATGCGTAACAAAGGGATTCAAAATGGCTTAGAGGTTTTTAGGCATTTGAGTGATCATATCGAAAAGATTATCGCTCTTAATGGTTCTCACAGCCGAAGTTTTGAAAATACCATACGAAGGAATGAAGTTTTGCGAGTGCAGATAGAATCTATTAAAAGTGATGTGATTGGGACGGATATTGCTGAAACTTACAATCACTTCTCCAATCTCACAACAAATTACAATGCTGTTTTGGCTTCGACAAGTCGAATCAATCAGATGTCTTTGGTGAATTACTTATGAATTGTATCCCTATATTATGCTATACGCATATCCGCAATATGCAAGATTCTTATAGTGTCGATGTGGAGATGTTTGAGAGACATATTAAGTATTTACAAAAGAAACAATATACTTTTTTGCATCTTGATGATATTTTGGCGTTTAAAAAAGATCCCAAATCATTGCCCAAACGATGTGTTTTATTGACTTTTGATGGAGCATGGCGTGATATTTATGAAAATGCTTATCCTATTATGAAACATTATTGGATTAAGGGTGGTTTATTTCTCGTTACAGAATGGCTTGATGAAGCCTCTAAGGGATCTGCAGATTATGTGCCTACGCCTCATTCACAATGTAAAAATACCATTTTAAGAAATGCTCGTGAGGTGGTGTGTAATTGGGAAGAAGTAAAAAAAATGCAAGATATTTTTAGTATTGGTTCAATGACGCATACTTATCAATTTTCTAATATTGTTTCACTACCATGGCATGAGGATCTTGAGCTTTCAAAGAAAATCATCAAAGAAAAATTAGGCATAGAAACAAAGCATCTTGCTTGGCCTGATGGTAGCTATAATCTCGGTTTGTTGCGCACAGCAAAAACCATTGGTTATGAAGTATTTTATACAATGGAGCAAGGAATCAATAGAATAGAAAGTGATAACGATGCTTTGAAACGTTGTAGTGTCAAAAATAGTCTGTTTTGGTTGAAAAAGGCAATGTTTGCGACTTCAAGTGCAAGAAGTTTCAAAATTGGAAAAATATTTTTATAAATATGCTATAATTCAAGCTAAATTTAAGTTAATTTGAGAGGAATATATAATGAGAGTTTTGATTGTTGAAGATGATTCTGTGTTATGCAAGAATCTATCCGAGGTGCTTAATGAGCATAGTTATCAAACTGATATAGCGGAGAATCTAAAAGATGGTGAATACTATATCAGTATTCGCAACTATGATTTAGTTTTGGCAGATTGGGATTTACCTGATGGTTGTGGGCTTGATATTATTGCTCAAGTGAAGGAAAAGTCTCCTCGCACTCCCATGATTATTCTTTCTTCAAAAGATACGCCTGAAAATGAGATTTGTGCATTTAAAAATGGTGCAGATGATTTTATCAAAAAACCTTTTGATTTTAATGTCCTTCTGACCAGAATCCAAGCGCGTTTGCGATTTTGGGGAACAAGTATGATTGAAATTGAAGATTTGGTGATTAATCCCGATGAAGAAAAGATTACTTATAAAGGGCAAGAAATTGAAGTTAAAGGTAAGCCTTTTGAAGTGCTTACACATCTTGCGCGTCATCGCGACCAGATTGTATCCAAAGAACAATTGCTTGATGCGATTTGGGAAGAACCCGAGCTCGTAACCCCTAATGTTATT
It encodes the following:
- a CDS encoding WYL domain-containing transcriptional regulator: MARHEYEQKLARMQRIMTLLYDPANNSVICAKALAEEFNVSTRTLRRDVEMMGDAYQYHRDKIYFYDNKVSQQPQASPIALMLLKNFAQSMSGEIKTQMLSILNSLESSPAHQASDIFFTRSHLEEITLSLDSILLLQKAIKEHIIIGFKFKKDSGYTEREVLPLKILNFSGEWYMLGLESSSIKKFYLNNISNVHTIRQGESIDEEALGRLDNALNAWFVPNRKPFMVRLWVDSKVAKYFKRKKISPNQHLIEHSDKSLDITLYITDFREIAPLVLMWIPSVVVLEPQELKEFILKNVRDYLKLLES
- a CDS encoding RidA family protein: MQTICTQAAPQAIGPYSQAQIHNGIIYTSGQIALTPQGDFINGDIVAQTTQVLENLKAILESAGSSLQNVIKTTVFLQNMEDFESLNRIYAQYFDPHKPARSTIAVKTLPKNALVEIECIAIVQK
- the sppA gene encoding signal peptide peptidase SppA; protein product: MKLLGKIITAPLDFITKYFKSLVFILILVLLFAPSDDEDIINPPNLAKLYLTTPIFESESFEAQIARIKKNKSIKGVLLIIDSPGGSVSASLQVADMIKNLSAEIPVVAYVQGSMASGSYYAGMYANEIYANRGALIGSIGVIFSSYNIQSLMDKIGIKEQGLKAGRFKEVGTSTREWTEEEYQYLEQLIQEQYKMFWQEVLSVRKKQLVSKNYEDFAEGKIFTAHNALNLGLIDGISSKSEAISKLLELSKVENPIWLKKDRFENYMDKFFDSASSKILSLTMPSLKAIMQ
- the flgL gene encoding flagellar hook-associated protein FlgL → MRVTFGTKYNQMHYYQGTMQSKLMDMNTKIASGLKIQYGYQDSSVFNQNLKLEYEKINLDQGIDVSNDAYTSTLNTDKALADLSLTAEQFNTKLLQAANDIHSPTSREAIARDLEKLKEHMINIANTSIGGEFLFAGSNVKIRPFEPDGTYKGNNETLEALVSNNNLIPYNVTGQELFFGRDSDHHKSITTNIRKFNQTKLNNDIMDRIRRGDIPEEVYIKATDTLRDLLGDDDSDTSNNGKEYFYLRGVRPDGTSFKSKFEFDVGYKNEKNATKVQDLLDKIGKEFGNTSKNKLVDVSLNFWGQIEIRNLQPGNANLDFNLISSDTDVENIDDLPALGARVTSFQKSTFMGEFSQSNLKAIQDPYDHRNLVFPSTLLTKDNFPATLLTKMKDVLAEDVQTLVIAGTRPNNDDGTINEEPIEALSIDVDDDLEVQDVLAMIKQHFGGRIEGEIIRGELVLKDMNVTHKDRDMMNPPYNGESGFSLSLTTLDGNGLETKGIRSDYKTEYDRVSFENQGSKLISNVSQILANGMGYANDETKLSEVAGGSIDGQVYNLNLNDHNGIPLNARIEFSNHKGSFLVLPNADFDPTDADSQAEFFIPLYNPHDEPPAVTITKADDVSYRQLLDVINIALNYSNQAMDAYKGVQVQDEPTQAGKNAFEGLIRQTEGKVSAYLTKDGRIEIHDEMRSVSRMKFMLYDASTNDFSEQAIRDYRSSLTFNANNALVIDQPDIDFFNTIDDIIGAVRSGVYRPDAFGEEYTSEMRNKGIQNGLEVFRHLSDHIEKIIALNGSHSRSFENTIRRNEVLRVQIESIKSDVIGTDIAETYNHFSNLTTNYNAVLASTSRINQMSLVNYL
- a CDS encoding polysaccharide deacetylase family protein, whose product is MNCIPILCYTHIRNMQDSYSVDVEMFERHIKYLQKKQYTFLHLDDILAFKKDPKSLPKRCVLLTFDGAWRDIYENAYPIMKHYWIKGGLFLVTEWLDEASKGSADYVPTPHSQCKNTILRNAREVVCNWEEVKKMQDIFSIGSMTHTYQFSNIVSLPWHEDLELSKKIIKEKLGIETKHLAWPDGSYNLGLLRTAKTIGYEVFYTMEQGINRIESDNDALKRCSVKNSLFWLKKAMFATSSARSFKIGKIFL
- a CDS encoding PD-(D/E)XK nuclease family protein yields the protein MEEVKEEKYNVFFKKAKDFKQKAEIHKRRGNNDFNPYLEMRSARNEVKLHSALLCGFLNPHNNHYQGDVFLESFLEAIDKCSESKASKDEGLKEWFGNTSHADVYSEYNHIDIYITNGQRHIIVENKIWAGDQEKQIQRYIETIAQDDNGENVSYEDIAVLYLAPQPNKNNKRMPSQDSLGEWKIQGDYLERDGDKVRFHAVSYNKEILKWIDLAKQKVGCITNLNTALAFYKDVVQIITNTKENTTMSLAKFLTKDTNNMKYQLEIVWDIFGMKEEICKEYSKAIMKKYSDEIEAKGFEIIEGVEDVDSRGVVWLYPYVIKPKDCGEYYFVFCIEYTKKNENNGYGVRLTGNYPNSSKSPEENKKIREKIEEYLGISFKHQWWYRPSRDSNSMQGAESALEAFLNDSKIKEFNDKLKNYKAK
- a CDS encoding Sir2 family NAD-dependent protein deacetylase, which gives rise to MNDTKRVMIFSGAGLSAESGLRTFRDSDGLWEEFDVMQVCSVKGFAKDRKKVLDFFDKRRIQLGEVSPNAAHRMIADLKEHYPKEVIVITQNVDDLLERAGCKDVIHLHGFLPEVYCESCKEVSNIGYKAMPKLTCQKCGKKSLRHNIVMFGEYAPYYATLDNELEKLKVANGLFVCIGTSGEVLNVAQFTRYAGKSVLNNLESSWFDEYFDVCFIESAVNAAPKIRKLVEEFIQA
- the hsrA gene encoding homeostatic response regulator transcription factor HsrA, with the translated sequence MRVLIVEDDSVLCKNLSEVLNEHSYQTDIAENLKDGEYYISIRNYDLVLADWDLPDGCGLDIIAQVKEKSPRTPMIILSSKDTPENEICAFKNGADDFIKKPFDFNVLLTRIQARLRFWGTSMIEIEDLVINPDEEKITYKGQEIEVKGKPFEVLTHLARHRDQIVSKEQLLDAIWEEPELVTPNVIEVAINQIRQKMDKPLNISTIETVRRRGYRFCYPKKPSES
- a CDS encoding ATP-binding protein encodes the protein MGYDKNTRKNVKRLKKRGRFIETEIEETLQDFLPFKPIINDVEHNKKVFGLALYELLPYKADICVIVKLFRKHFSKKLDDNDDVREYLSLVLPLLKQHFSKLKIPSFLNKNFKLLREYFGLSELETQALMFFSVVEDNSLLDKKCTYNEVLSFLSSFFCTKRSEMRRILSPQGKLRSFGFLESNSRFQFEPTSFADDILSEPLSKKEIVSRIARICPKSKLEYGDFAYMKKDLDMLLNYCKNSTNPSIFLYGKPGVGKNEITALLAKELNKELWEITDIDENGESKRDKEERFFIAQKLLDAQKHMVLLDECEDIFSRYNDFLVRASLKKNYINKLLESVKIPSIFLSNSADIDPAFLRRFDIVLEITAPPKDKKKAIVEKSLKAKRISLDSHIITQISESSLSQGVLLNACKVAKTLAQHSTHRAKERKATITESFVQVLNEHLKLSGAKAITLTKEQPLPYDMSLINASMDMKVLCEQIKNISKSESGHKQSVRILAYGMAGSGKSEFAKALAKELDKPIILKRGSDLLSMYVGGTEKNIAKAFMEASKQEAILVFDEVDSFLQDRSGAYMSWEVTQVNEMLTQMESFNGILSLRQTLWII
- the purU gene encoding formyltetrahydrofolate deformylase; amino-acid sequence: MSYIILISSPDQKGLIYHISSVIYDLGLNIERNDEYVDKENKHFFMRTKVVGDVDKEILTKRLKQILPPNSSLKIQPMAKKPIVILCTKENHCVGDLLLRHDSGELNAYIQAIISDYEILKPLAQKFDIPFFHIPTANKDRNTHENEILAVLKDFESAYLVLAKYMRILTSSFVKHFENKIINIHHSFLPAFIGANPYKQAYERGVKLIGATAHFVNENLDEGPIITQDVIHINHSYSWQDMQKAGRDIEKIVLSRALHLALEDRIFVHNNKTIIF